Proteins from a genomic interval of Chryseobacterium indologenes:
- a CDS encoding DNA replication/repair protein RecF, with translation MIIKKLSLYNFKNHSEKKFEFSPQINCFVGNNGVGKTNILDALHYLSVGKSFLGNTDINNIKKEEDFFMIDSEIQNEDSEDIIRITQPKEAKKVIKKNDKSYDRLADHIGYLPSVMISPYDSNLISDSGESRRKFLDAMISQTDSEYLFDLIQYQKTVQQRNALLKYFAKNRTWDKDSLEIYDEPITRSGTKIFNKRKEFVKQLNPIVQNFYQIISGGKETVSVIYESHLLENSFEELLKESLERDRMLTYTSKGIHKDDLLFEMDQVLIKKIGSQGQQKSFLISLKLAQMSLVKELTNKTPILLLDDIFDKLDDTRVSQLIELVNKESFGQIFITDTHRERTESVVKKINEESFIFDV, from the coding sequence ATGATTATCAAGAAGCTTTCTCTTTACAATTTCAAAAATCACTCAGAAAAAAAGTTTGAATTCTCTCCACAGATCAACTGTTTTGTAGGCAATAACGGAGTAGGAAAAACCAATATTCTGGATGCCCTTCATTATTTGTCTGTAGGAAAAAGCTTTTTGGGAAATACAGATATCAATAATATCAAAAAGGAAGAAGATTTTTTCATGATTGATTCTGAAATTCAGAATGAAGACAGTGAGGATATCATCAGAATCACCCAACCTAAAGAAGCCAAAAAAGTCATTAAAAAAAATGATAAAAGCTATGACCGGCTGGCAGACCACATCGGCTATCTGCCGAGTGTGATGATTTCACCGTATGATTCCAATTTAATTTCAGATTCCGGAGAAAGCAGAAGGAAGTTTCTGGATGCGATGATTTCCCAGACCGATTCTGAATATCTTTTTGATCTGATACAGTATCAGAAAACGGTACAGCAGAGAAATGCCTTATTAAAATATTTCGCTAAAAACAGAACCTGGGATAAAGATTCTTTAGAGATCTATGATGAGCCGATCACCAGATCCGGAACAAAAATCTTTAATAAAAGAAAAGAATTTGTAAAGCAACTGAATCCTATTGTTCAGAATTTCTATCAAATTATTTCAGGGGGCAAAGAAACGGTATCGGTTATCTATGAATCTCATTTACTGGAAAACTCTTTTGAGGAACTTTTAAAAGAAAGCCTTGAAAGAGACCGCATGCTGACCTATACATCTAAAGGAATTCATAAAGATGATCTTCTTTTCGAGATGGACCAGGTTCTTATCAAAAAAATAGGTTCACAGGGGCAACAAAAGTCTTTCCTTATTTCATTAAAACTCGCTCAGATGAGCCTTGTTAAAGAACTTACCAATAAGACCCCTATCCTGTTGTTAGACGATATTTTTGATAAGCTGGACGACACCAGAGTTTCACAGCTTATCGAACTGGTGAATAAAGAAAGTTTCGGGCAGATTTTCATTACCGACACGCACAGAGAACGCACAGAAAGTGTAGTGAAGAAAATTA